One genomic window of Arachis stenosperma cultivar V10309 chromosome 10, arast.V10309.gnm1.PFL2, whole genome shotgun sequence includes the following:
- the LOC130957085 gene encoding uncharacterized protein LOC130957085 has protein sequence MTILKKLQINIPFAKALEQMSLYANFLKELMTKKRSWRNDKTVVLTEECNAIFQHKLSQKLKDHGGFQIPCVIREITMEKVLCDLGASINLMSLGMMNRMKIEKTKPTRMAPQLADRSFKFPHGVVEDLLVKVGDFIFPADFVVLDMEEEAKASIILGRQFLATTRAIIDIQKGELVLRLHDEKMVFNVFKAMSYPPESLGELMGKNDSTQANWQKVNR, from the exons ATGACCATCCTCAAAAAACTCCAAATCAACATCCCCTTTGCTAAAGCACTAGAGCAAATGTCACTCTATGCCAATTTTTTGAAGGAGTTAATGACAAAGAAGAGGAGCTGGAGAAATGATAAAACAGTTGTGTTAACAGAGGAGTGCAATGCCATCTTTCAACACAAGCTATCTCAGAAACTGAAAGACCATGGAGGCTTCCAAATCCCCTGTGTTATAAGAGAAATCACTATGGAAAAGGTCTTATGTGATTTGGGAGCCAGCATTAATTTGATGTCCTTAGGAATGATGAACAGAATGAAGATTGAAAAAaccaaaccaacaagaatggctcCCCAATTAGCAGACAGATCATTCAAATTCCCCCATGGAGTAGTAGAAGACTTATTGGTGAAGGTGGGAGACTTCATCTTCCCAGCAGATTTTGTGGTGTTGGATATGGAGGAAGAGGCCAAAGCTTCAATCATTCTTGGAAGACAATTTCTAGCAACAACTAGAGCCATCATCGACATCCAAAAAGGAGAACTGGTCCTTAGGCTACATGATGAGAAGATGGTATTCAACGTGTTCAAGGCTATGAGTTACCCACCAGAATCATTGGGAGAATTGATGGGGAAAAACGATTCCACACAAGCTAACTGGCAA aaagtaaatcgCTAA